The sequence below is a genomic window from Mercenaria mercenaria strain notata chromosome 14, MADL_Memer_1, whole genome shotgun sequence.
AGATAACAATCGGCCGACGCTTTAATGCGTCGCGCGGGCAGAATGGGTTAACCGTGGTAACAGTAACAGCAGCAAAGGTAACAGTTACAGTAGCAGTGAAAACAATAACACTGGCAGTGGTATCAGTACATATGGTAATGGTAACAGTAACAGTGGAAGTGGTAAAAATAACAGTGGTAGTGGTAACAGTTACAGAGGCAGTGATAACAACCAGCGGTAAAGAAAGAGTAACAGTGTCAGCAGTTTGTAGTGGTAACGATAATAGAAGTAGTTGTAATTGTATCAGTGACAGCATCGGCAGTTGTAACAGTAACGGTGGTATATTTCATTACGTGTCCTTACGTGAGCACATACTAGTGTGCTAATACTAATGCGTGTGTCCACAATAGTATAAAACTACTACCTTAGATAAAAGAATGTTGCACTGTACAAAGTTAAAAAATTTTGTACAATGTTACTTTCTGTAAGAATTACAATATTTGACATTCGCTTCTCTATATTTCAGACCTGAGAGACGATTTAGTAACATTCTACAAAGACAGGCACAGTTCTATTCCACTTGTACCGCTATTTGAGGAGCACGACACACCATTGGTAGATTTTTATGTTTTGCCACAAATTAATTCCATTGAAGTTCAGAAGATGTTTTCAGGTGAGGAGGAAAGTAATACTCCAGTCAAGTTGTCGGACATGTTCAAGTCGGGAAGCAAATACTGTCGTGAAATATATCTAATCGCCGATGCTGGATTGGGGAAAACggcattttcaaaatatctggcTGTCACGTGGTGCCAAGCTCATCGTCCGGAAGAGAAATTTAGGCATTATTTCCCAGAAGATGCAATAAATGCCATGCGTGAATTTGACTTTTTATTTCTGGTGTTATTACGAGATTCTTCTGAGGATTGCAGCATAGATGATTTAATTGTAAATCAAATTATGCGACATTTGTCTATCTCTTGCACTATGACAATAGATTCTCTTTATGAGATCCTGCATCGTGAAAGATGTTTAGTAATCCTAGACGGACTAGATGAATGGACCCATCCCGAGAAGAAATGCGTGAAAGTACCAGAAACAATCCCTCATCGTAATGCACGTAAAAAATGCACAGTCCTGACAACGACGAGACCTTGGAAATTAAGTGTCCTTAAACTTAAGACTAGTCAAATAGATAAGAAAGTAGAATTAGTAAAACTAACCTCAAATTCTGCACAGACGTTAAAGGAAAGGgcaatatcaaaaataaaagatCTAGATGTTTCTGAAGCGAAAGCCTTTGCAGAATCCTTGAATACAGAAATAAAGGAGAAACAACTTGAGAATCTGGAATCCGTCCCCCTTCTTTTGATGTATCTCGTTTGTTTATGGTGTGATGATCTTCCTCTAGGACGGACAAAGAGTGAGCTATATACAAACATAATTGAACTCCTGCTATCAAGAACAGTTAGCAAGTACCCGGAACTAGAAACAACGAGTGCATCATCTGAAACTAATATTCCACACTTTCTCAGTGAACATGTACGTTGTTTGAAAGACTTCAAACTCCTAAAAGCTTTAGGACAATTAGCTTTTGAAACTTTATTCGATGAAAAACGTGAAAGCACGCTGGTTTTTCCCAAGTCAGTTACTGAAAACTttctaaaccaaagttatttaGATTTAAGTCTTCGATCAGGAATATTATCACAAAATACAGTACAAGAAAAAGTAACCAGACAAAGTTCTAAAGTTTCGTTTtcacacaaaactatacatgaaTATTTCTGTGCACTGCATATTAGCTGCCAAAATGAAAGTGATATCAAAAATATTGTCCAACAAAATGTCAACAGTTTACAAAAGATACTGGATATATCgaaagtgtttgtttttattagtGGAATGAATACTGAAAGCATGTCTTTAATATCACGCCAGTTAATGTCAGTGGTCAATCAGGATCAAATAACGAGAACATACAGATCTATGTCACTTTACGATAAGACGTACGTTAATcctctgaaagacatacaaaacatgtacatttcttgtttgaaagaaaacacGGATAATACTTCTCTTTGTTTCGAGGATGTTATCATCGACCGTGACTATCAAAAAGAAAATCACTTCTTGGACTTAAAATGGCTGGGGAAAAGTAATAAAAGCAATATACAGACAATATTAATCAAAACAGGTGTTCATAGTTTACGTGAACTTATTGATCAGTACGAACTTGATGACTTGTACAGCGTCAAGAAAATTTACTACAAAGGAGAATGTAAGGAAGCGGAAATCATTCGGTTGTTGACAAACAAGTCGCTGGAATGTGTAACTATTATATCAAGTACATGGCAAGGTATTTACTTTAATGGGGAACTTAGTTATTGTTCCAGTGAACTAGCTAAAACATTTCAGAACATTTCTGAGTTACGAGCAATTCATATTAATTATTTCAAGATGGAGTACGATGTGCTGAAGGAGTTTGTGAATTATATTATTAATAGAAAATCAATGGCGGAGATTAGATTGGTCAACATACACTGTGTCACACACGATATTTCCTGCAGTGAAATGAATTTGGACTTTTCCCAGCATTCGGATCTAAGGAAGTTAGCATTGGCCACTATATCTGTGTCACAATTAAAAGTGAATGTATCATCGTTAGAGGAATGCAATGTAGGACGTTTACCTAAGCCCGGTCTGGTGACGTCATTCCTGAGAGAACTGCCAGCAGCCAGCAAACTACACACATTTAGTTGTAGTTATTTAAAATCTTAAGATGACATTGAAACATTGCTGCAGACATTACCATTATTAGGTCCAgtgaaagaaatttatttgtatgGTATCCGCCTTGGTGAAAGGTCACTGTCTCTGTCACCCGAACTGGTAAATATACAGCTTGTTTGGTTGGAGAGTGTAAAAATGTCTTGTTTATCGTTACATAATTTAGTTAAGGACGTAGAGAAACTTCGAGAACAGTCAGTGACAGTAAGATTGCAGGTTTGTAATATAAAACCTAAAAGAAAATTTGCAgacctgaaaaaatatataaaaacatcagaGAATTTCGCAGTCACGCTTGATGGAAACACTCAGTTCAAACAGTATGCATTTGAGTTTCAAACAGTTGAAGACAGAAGTCAgaccaaatcaaatcaaatcaaatcggAAGTTATTTATTGTCGGAGAGATTTCAACAAGTTAACGTAAGCTATGTATTGCTTTTTACGGACACAACGGAAGCCGAATTCATTAAGTTAACGCGTGGCCTTGGGCTGATTGTGTAAATATTccataaacataaaacataacacaGTGACATATGACATATAACGCTTGAAATAGACACGAAAAGAGTTAGATATTTTTTCCTAGATGAAGAGGATAGAGGTGCTTATGTTCATGGACTTATGTCAGCCGGATATATTACACAAGTGAgttactgtagaatctggtaaataagcgcatattcgaatataagcgcatataaAAAATAAGCGCATgcggccttaccgttattccgtatgggataataagcgtaTATCATtcccttaccataattttgtctcgaaagtaggcgcatatccaaTTATTGGTAATCAAACAGCATACTAGTATGCAAAAAAACTCGTAATTATaggtattataccgtgataattgtttatcatgaaatacaggtgACAAGTGTTATTACCTGTTAGATAGCCGGGGGTGGTAAAAGATTATAAAGTCTACTGTCATGTGAAACGTTAATCATTTACGATATACATGCTTTTTGAATAGTAAATGCTCTAAgtaagtgaaaataaaagtttgaataccagaaaagttgtttgcgttgtcatTAAAGTTTGTCATTTTGTGTAAATCAGTTAAAACAATATGGATAAAACGCCTCTTAAACGGAAATCCTATTCTAGggaaaagaaattagaaattgttgacttttataaaaaatgtgGAAATCAATACTGCACATGCAAGGAATATAATCTAAACACTAAAACATTAATGAGAATGGCGAAATCGGAGTCCAAGATTCTTGAGTCGCCGAAAGGAACTAGAAAAAATGGTAGTGGTAGAACGCCGTTCTGATTTTTTAATGGAGAAAAAGGACTAAAGAACTGCGTGAAAAACACTGGTGGTTTCGCACAAGATCAGAGCAGTTATGTGCTGAACTTTATCCTACCAAATCTTTCCGTTTCACAAACGCTTGGTTTATTGGTTTCAAAGATTCAAGGTGTCCTATAGATCCAGACAAATTGTCATGAAAGCAGCACTTCAAATAAACGTTCGAAGATTATTAGCTTCCATAGACTTGTGAGAAAGCAAGCTCTTAAGGGCGAACAGGATGGCGACGTTGGTCAATTCAAAGTGGCTGATATCTGCAACAGGGTCCAGTCTCCGTTACCGTTTGCATTCCTGGCTGGGAAGACGTATGCAAATAAAGGAGACGAAACTGTATGGGTTCGAGGTACTGGTTCAGGtcttgataaaagacaatgtacTTTACAGGTACCTATGCTTACACACATTTCTGTCTGCCATTTTTCTATATAGATTGAATCCCTGTCCTGTCATTACTTTGTATATAATTTGACTTTGATATCGATTGTCTgcttagctcagtcggtagagcatctgacttgcaagcagaaggtcgtaggttcgagtcctgtaaCGGGTTGcacattttgttatataaatttgtttcaagttgcaaagggcttggttcacttataggttaaaatggcacaacatcaaatgttgttgaaatattattataatgaatgatcaacaactcagaatgcaaaatctcatattttaattcatttgaaattgtgctgttgccatggcaaccgattgattttctttatggaaacacgaaaatctcttataacaattacatcagaaCGTATAATTAACATTCAGATATGCTAAGATATAACCCTAAGCAAAGCCTATAATTTGAGGCAAAAAATtatatggttgccatggaaacggagataaaaatgagaatatttgctatgtctgttttttatggaataaaacaaatttaggtcattctttaagaaaaaatacatatgtaatttgtttgtgaagatcattattcataaataatacaatatatttctgttgctatggttacaatagagttgcagtatatgcttcaatgagacaacaatgacgtttttgctaagttattgtacaacactttcagcatttaccattacatgtaaaaataaaaaaaaatgcaccactgaaaagtgttcttcaaacaatgtttttttcaagacataatatagaacaacagaaaaatgtttccatggttacgcagtTAATTCCGTAAACATAATACTACATAATCTCATTTAACACACAGTAATAGTTTAAGAAAAATGCCTTATTAAATGTCTTGATCATATTAAAAGAGTTAGATAATACTAACGGCAATAATATATAATAaggcatacaaaaactaaattgtttccacaataacccaatttatgttttacaaattatacatatattgtgctttcaagacaggttaaattaattgttcatgaaaagggaaaataaacatgatactgTCGACAGAAATGATTACATGCAGTTTGAATACAGCAGAAAATATTCGTAGATCTATATAATCCAACTGTCGTAATGAAAAAGTACATTAGTAACATTACTACcatatatgttacaattattgttgaaaaatcttcccgtattttagaggaatttcacatttatactgtgttcagccttacatgtatatagtgagtcaatatttaacaaatgcatagtactgttgacaccataaagttgttaattcaatgtttacgtaaactatatgtatcatttgttctttttcaaatatatggaatttgggtctagtacatcttcaaaaaatcaaaaacactttcaaattaatcaaaatttcagagctctttgtctgtattactttaaatgttaaacactttttcaattcattcttcgttttaaatgacttgaattatcaattttaatggctttgacactgctggttttgagcatacattgctgttgctgcaaaggggcgctatttcattatacaggtaccacTGTCGACTGGCATCCAGCTCAGGAATGGTAATATGGTTGGTGAATTTGCCTGTCATGCCAACCCCCTGCCTAAAAATATTAATCTCCgtctctgtgttgaagttataatccttcaagaatactatcttaaccaggtcatgcagaagacattctgtaatgataaatgtatcaaacaTTAAAGACAAAGAACGCATAACCTTTTCATCAATCCTGAACAACAGCATTCCAAAAGACATcccacacataattacattaaataacattttagaattttattacagtaataacttcttt
It includes:
- the LOC123527475 gene encoding uncharacterized protein LOC123527475 isoform X2 — its product is MADEDFDKDLYKNWVRGAKGLEYLQEGLQDFVGDKVQQCRNQSLQNITDVLPTESAHQCNECTAENLLPEHAKKKKACNRSTCLETSPNNCFGSKPNGRRKCPNGICSQLYDKIILEHSSRDPLWKNTDPSTWCSDPLGWSYGKCFQTTSGPGISASTTDAAGLLSILINNITLQNAWLACNDMSSKTTCPFNRLKNQQFNISQIDETKLVQNRKEDSYLRRKTDLRDDLVTFYKDRHSSIPLVPLFEEHDTPLVDFYVLPQINSIEVQKMFSGEEESNTPVKLSDMFKSGSKYCREIYLIADAGLGKTAFSKYLAVTWCQAHRPEEKFRHYFPEDAINAMREFDFLFLVLLRDSSEDCSIDDLIVNQIMRHLSISCTMTIDSLYEILHRERCLVILDGLDEWTHPEKKCVKVPETIPHRNARKKCTVLTTTRPWKLSVLKLKTSQIDKKVELVKLTSNSAQTLKERAISKIKDLDVSEAKAFAESLNTEIKEKQLENLESVPLLLMYLVCLWCDDLPLGRTKSELYTNIIELLLSRTVSKYPELETTSASSETNIPHFLSEHVRCLKDFKLLKALGQLAFETLFDEKRESTLVFPKSVTENFLNQSYLDLSLRSGILSQNTVQEKVTRQSSKVSFSHKTIHEYFCALHISCQNESDIKNIVQQNVNSLQKILDISKVFVFISGMNTESMSLISRQLMSVVNQDQITRTYRSMSLYDKTYVNPLKDIQNMYISCLKENTDNTSLCFEDVIIDRDYQKENHFLDLKWLGKSNKSNIQTILIKTGVHSLRELIDQYELDDLYSVKKIYYKGECKEAEIIRLLTNKSLECVTIISSTWQGIYFNGELSYCSSELAKTFQNISELRAIHINYFKMEYDVLKEFVNYIINRKSMAEIRLVNIHCVTHDISCSEMNLDFSQHSDLRKLALATISVSQLKVNVSSLEECNVGRLPKPGLVTSFLRELPAASKLHTFSCSYLKS
- the LOC123527475 gene encoding uncharacterized protein LOC123527475 isoform X1 is translated as MADEDFDKDLYKNWVRGAKGLEYLQEGLQDFVGDKVQQCRNQSLQNITDVLPTESAHQCNECTAENLLPEHAKKKKACNRSTCLETSPNNCFGSKPNGRRKCPNGICSQLYDKIILEHSSRDPLWKNTDPSTWCSDPLGWSYGKCFQTTSGPGISASTTDAAGLLSILINNITLQNAWLACNDMSSKTTCPFNRARDIRNAILHISKLELDEPTLGYYLNTFITVLQDAKCLLNCNGSKKAVEKLLQLKNQQFNISQIDETKLVQNRKEDSYLRRKTDLRDDLVTFYKDRHSSIPLVPLFEEHDTPLVDFYVLPQINSIEVQKMFSGEEESNTPVKLSDMFKSGSKYCREIYLIADAGLGKTAFSKYLAVTWCQAHRPEEKFRHYFPEDAINAMREFDFLFLVLLRDSSEDCSIDDLIVNQIMRHLSISCTMTIDSLYEILHRERCLVILDGLDEWTHPEKKCVKVPETIPHRNARKKCTVLTTTRPWKLSVLKLKTSQIDKKVELVKLTSNSAQTLKERAISKIKDLDVSEAKAFAESLNTEIKEKQLENLESVPLLLMYLVCLWCDDLPLGRTKSELYTNIIELLLSRTVSKYPELETTSASSETNIPHFLSEHVRCLKDFKLLKALGQLAFETLFDEKRESTLVFPKSVTENFLNQSYLDLSLRSGILSQNTVQEKVTRQSSKVSFSHKTIHEYFCALHISCQNESDIKNIVQQNVNSLQKILDISKVFVFISGMNTESMSLISRQLMSVVNQDQITRTYRSMSLYDKTYVNPLKDIQNMYISCLKENTDNTSLCFEDVIIDRDYQKENHFLDLKWLGKSNKSNIQTILIKTGVHSLRELIDQYELDDLYSVKKIYYKGECKEAEIIRLLTNKSLECVTIISSTWQGIYFNGELSYCSSELAKTFQNISELRAIHINYFKMEYDVLKEFVNYIINRKSMAEIRLVNIHCVTHDISCSEMNLDFSQHSDLRKLALATISVSQLKVNVSSLEECNVGRLPKPGLVTSFLRELPAASKLHTFSCSYLKS